A window of Streptomyces sp. SAI-127 contains these coding sequences:
- a CDS encoding rhamnogalacturonan lyase B N-terminal domain-containing protein: MTEHLPLSTHKRPLTRRRVLGASALGVAATGAAVAGGTGLLSAASAAAFGYSDDGRNYVVDTGSSLVFKVSKTTGDLTSLVYKGKEYQGYGGKNSHVESGLGASTVTVRRSGPVVLIKVVHGAITQWYAARSGQNNVYLWTDKKDASFTATRYIVRLKPGMFPNTGPDSWIETSDKIIEAGDVWKRADGTTHSKHYSGKRTIDYDHVGFTTGSVGLWLVRSNHEKASGGPFYRSLLRHSNDKGAGLYEILHYNEAQTEAERFGLQGPYVLSFTDGGAPSSALFHDRLDTGWVDGLGITGWVGAAGRGKVAGVGLKGMDAAYPYTVGFANADAQYWAKAAAGTGAFSCKEMLPGTYTMTVHKGELAVHTGSVKVTAGAVTSLHSLTITGDPSTAKAVWRLGDWDGTPGEFKNAELMTYAHPSDGRAAKWTGNVTIGGGGEAASFPAYMWKDVNNGILIYFKLTRAQAAAAHTLRVGVTDAFAGGRPRVSVNDWVSAIPTAPTQPGTRSLTTGSYRGNNHSFIFNVPSSAWKTDPTQYNVLKLDIVSGSGGSAYLSAGTSFDCMDLLA; the protein is encoded by the coding sequence ATGACGGAGCACCTCCCCTTGAGCACGCACAAGAGACCTCTCACCCGCCGGCGGGTACTCGGCGCCTCGGCGCTCGGCGTGGCCGCCACCGGTGCCGCCGTCGCGGGAGGCACCGGCCTCCTCTCCGCCGCCTCCGCGGCGGCCTTCGGCTACTCGGACGACGGCAGGAACTACGTCGTCGACACCGGATCCTCCCTGGTCTTCAAGGTCTCGAAGACGACCGGCGACCTGACGTCCCTGGTCTACAAAGGCAAGGAGTACCAGGGCTACGGCGGCAAGAACTCGCATGTCGAGTCGGGGCTCGGCGCTTCCACGGTCACCGTCAGGCGGTCCGGACCGGTCGTCCTGATCAAGGTCGTGCACGGCGCGATCACCCAGTGGTACGCGGCCCGCAGCGGCCAGAACAACGTCTACCTCTGGACGGACAAGAAGGACGCCTCCTTCACCGCGACCCGCTACATCGTCCGCCTCAAGCCCGGGATGTTCCCCAACACGGGCCCGGACAGCTGGATCGAGACCTCGGACAAGATCATCGAGGCCGGTGACGTCTGGAAGCGTGCCGACGGCACGACCCACTCCAAGCACTACTCGGGCAAGCGGACCATCGACTACGACCACGTCGGCTTCACCACCGGCTCGGTGGGTCTCTGGCTGGTGCGCTCCAACCACGAGAAGGCCTCCGGCGGTCCCTTCTACCGCTCGCTCCTGCGGCACTCGAACGACAAGGGCGCCGGGCTCTACGAGATCCTGCACTACAACGAGGCGCAGACCGAGGCGGAACGTTTCGGCCTCCAGGGTCCGTATGTCCTCTCCTTCACCGACGGTGGCGCTCCGTCGTCCGCGCTCTTCCACGACAGACTCGACACCGGCTGGGTCGACGGTCTCGGCATCACCGGCTGGGTCGGCGCGGCAGGCCGGGGCAAGGTGGCCGGGGTCGGCCTGAAGGGCATGGACGCCGCGTACCCGTACACGGTGGGCTTCGCCAACGCGGACGCCCAGTACTGGGCGAAGGCCGCGGCCGGAACCGGCGCCTTCTCCTGCAAGGAGATGCTGCCGGGGACGTACACCATGACCGTCCACAAGGGCGAACTCGCCGTGCACACCGGGTCGGTGAAGGTCACGGCGGGCGCGGTGACCTCCCTGCACAGCCTCACGATCACCGGCGATCCGTCCACCGCGAAGGCCGTCTGGCGGCTCGGCGACTGGGACGGTACGCCCGGCGAGTTCAAGAACGCCGAGCTGATGACGTACGCCCATCCCTCCGACGGCCGCGCGGCCAAGTGGACCGGCAACGTCACGATCGGCGGCGGGGGCGAGGCGGCGTCCTTCCCGGCGTACATGTGGAAGGACGTCAACAACGGCATCCTGATCTACTTCAAGCTGACCAGGGCCCAGGCGGCCGCCGCGCACACGCTGCGGGTCGGGGTGACCGACGCCTTCGCGGGCGGCCGTCCCCGCGTCAGCGTCAACGACTGGGTTTCGGCCATTCCCACGGCCCCCACGCAGCCCGGCACGCGCTCCCTCACCACGGGTTCGTACCGGGGGAACAACCATTCGTTCATCTTCAACGTCCCTAGTAGTGCCTGGAAGACGGACCCCACGCAGTACAACGTCCTGAAGCTCGACATCGTGAGCGGCTCGGGCGGCAGTGCCTATCTCAGCGCGGGCACGTCGTTCGACTGCATGGACCTGCTGGCCTGA